In Candidatus Zixiibacteriota bacterium, the genomic window TCGCGCATTCGCTCATGCACGAAAAAGTAGTCAATGCGCCAACCGACATTGCGTTCTCGCGCCCGACTCATCATATCCCACCAGGTGTAATGGCCGGGATCTTGATTGAAGATGCGAAAAGTATCGACAAAACCGTCGCCAACAAATCGGTCGAGCCAGGCTCGTTCCTCCGGCAAGAACCCGGATATCTTCTGGTTCTCCCGTGGACGCGCCAAATCGATTTCCTGGTGCGCCGTATTGACGTCACCGCACACAACCACCTGTTTGCCCCTCTTGGCGACTTTCTTGACATGCGTCTGAAACGCCTCGTAAAACTCGAGTTTGTACGCCAACCGCTCCTTCGAAGCCTTCCCGTTCGGGAAATAGACGTTGTAGAGCAGGAAGTCCTCATACTCGGCGACAACGATCCGGCCTTCATCATCGAACCGCGGTTCTCCCATGCCGAAACCAACCGACTTGGGCGCGACTTTGGTGTACGTCACTACGCCGCTGTAGCCTTTCTTCACTTTCGAAGCTGAAAAGAAGGCCTGATAGCCGGGAATGGCTATTAGCTCTTCCGGCAACTGCTCTGGCGCGGCCTTGGTTTCTTGCAGGCAAACGATATCTGCATCCTCGCTGCGAAACCAGTCCAGAAATCCCTTTTTGGCAACCGCTCGCAGACCGTTTACGTTCCACGAAACCAGGTTCAGAGTCTTCATCAGCAATTCCCTCAACTCGCAATGTTCTACTTCAGCCGCAGCCAATCGTCCCGCTAAAGCGGACAGAACAAGCTGGCCAGATTGAAATGATTGGCAACAACCTCAAAACCGGGACGAGAAATGACGGCAACGACCGCACCGACATCGTCAAGGAATTCGGCGCGCACGTCATAATGATCGGGCGGCATGGTGAAGTCCCCGACGTAGATCTTCGCCGGCAACAGCCGGCTGCAGCGCAAGTCGGCATTTTCGAGTACATCCGTGCCGGCGTCGACGGCAAACTTCAGCAGCCAACTGCCGACATCATCCTTGTCCATCTTCGCCTTCAATTCGTGCGCGGCCAGCCCCTTGACCAAAGCCCGGGCAACGGTGCGCAGGTAGATCAGAGTCTTCTTGGCCTCAAACGTCTCGGTCGCGACCTTGCTGATATCCTCAAGCAATTGCAGCTCACCGATCGGCTCACCATCAACCACAACTCGGATTCGCCGCACCGTTGTCGCTCCCGGAGTCATGACCGGAATCGCGAACTTGAAATAGTAGTCTTCCGCGATCGGCGCCGGAAACTGACCATAAACCGGCTCATTGTCGTCGGCACCGTCATAGAGAATCTGAACCAGGTCAAGCTGCTTGTCGGTGCGGAGCCGCAATTTGAGATCCCTCTTTTCCGGTGCCGAACCGACCATCGCCACGACGCTCAACTGGCCAAAACCCGTCGATTGATAATCAACCGCCGGCATCGGGAAATCGTAAATTTCCGGCTGCGTCGCAAAGGCCTCGTTCAATAGATCGTGGTCAATACGTGCGTCATCCCATTGTCCCGCAGCAGCATACATGTGCATGCTCAAGTAACGCGCGAAGGCGCTGTTCGCAAACCGCGACGGCTGGACTTCGTAGTCAAGCACCGGACGCAGTGAATCGCTCGCTTGCGCGGCACGGAAAGTCTTGGCCGCTTCGAAGTACTTCTGCTCAAGCTGCTGCAACGTGAGATTCGCGCGGCGGATCTCGACAAACGCTCCCTCGAAGTCATCCAGCGCCAAGTAATTGAGCGCCTTGAACAAATTGGCGTACAGCACTTCGTAGTCTTCGCCCGCGTAGTCGAGCACGTTGTCGTTTAGGACCAACGAAGCGGCCGCGCGAGAGATGCTCTTTGTAAAGAGCTCATCCGCTGCTTGTTCCGCCTGGTCAAGGCGCCGGTTGCTGACCGAGAAGCTGTCGGCGAAATGGTACGCCAGCCCGGAATCGAAGTAGTACAGGAACCGATCCTTATCGGCAAATTTGCCTTCCTGGCGCGCGCGTTCCAGCGCCGTGATTGCGGCTGCCGTATTGCCCCCGCGCCAGTCCCGTTGGATCTGTTCATAGTATTTTGTCTGGGTTGACAGCGAGGCACAGGCCGAGCAGAGCAAACCCAGCAAGGCGACCGCCAGGCTGTACCCCACCCCGGGTTGCCGCAGTGCGAATACTACCACTTCGTCTTGCCCTGCGAAATTCCCTTCTTGATCTTGTTGGTGCCGATCCAAACCTTCAGATTGCTCTCAACATTCACCAACTCCAGATCCGTCTGGTAGAACATGACCTGCTTGCCGCCCTCCTGATCCGAGATCGACTTGACCGATCCGAGCAGGATAAAATCAGCGCCAATCTCCTCGCGCAAACGCTTGCGTGTCTCCGCCGAGGCCCAATCGATCTGATCTTGCCGTTCCGAGCGAACATCCATGCGCTGCTCGGGCGAAGCCACAAAGTTGACCTTGCCGGAATTGATCAGCTCGCGCTCAAAGTCCTTCGTGAACGTCTCGGTGTCGATATGCTCGGACGAATTGTTCCGGATGCGGCCCACCGTAACCACCGGCTTGCGCCCGTTGGCGGCGGCGAACTCATTCGACCACGGCTTGGTCAGGCAGTCGCTGATCATCTCCTCTGCGACGAGGCGCGCATCCGTGTCGTTCCAGTTGCCCGACAGATCGGTGGTCGTCCCGGCGTCGAGGCGTGTGACCTGCTTGCTGGAGGAACATCCAACCACCATCAGCGCGGCCACAAAAAGAACGAGTATTGACTTCATCTCTCCAGACTCCTTTCACCGTTAATCCGATATTCGCTGCCCCGTTCGGTGGCCACCGGCTCACCGCTCGGGCGGCAATTTGAATTATGCAAGACCATTGCGCAAGCCGGGATTTGGCTCGGCCCGGCCGCTGCCGATACATTGACTATCGCTGTCAATTTTTGTTGCGCGCCAGTGCGGCCGGTCTTATCGTATAGGTAATAGCGAAGCAAATCCAGAGGAGTTTCATAATATGATCAGAAAGTATGATCCCAAAAAGCCGAGCGATGTCCGCCTCTTCGCCCAGGAAATCGCGCGACTGACGACCGCAGGACCGATCGGCTCGGCCCAGGCGGAACGGATGATTCAGGAATTGTCCAAGACCGATGAGGGCCGCGAACTGCTGTTCAAAGCCCGGCAAGGCGCCAGAATCGATGCACAGTCACTCGGCATCGACTTTCGGTCGGTAAAGGTATTTACCGATTCCGACCCGTCCGCCGCCAAAAATATTCTGAACGCTCAGGCCTTTGCCACGGGAAATGACATCTACTTGAGCAGTACCACCAATGCCACCGAGGCCAACCAGTCGGCCCAACTGCTCGCCCACGAATTGACGCACGTCCTCCAACAAGTGAGCGGCAAGGGCAAAAAATAGCTTTCTCGCACCTCCCGCAAGACGACAGCGCCGCCATTCGCTCACCGTCGCCGCCGCTCTTTTTTTGAGTGCTGGCGGTCAGCCGTTGGGAAGTT contains:
- the xth gene encoding exodeoxyribonuclease III — its product is MKTLNLVSWNVNGLRAVAKKGFLDWFRSEDADIVCLQETKAAPEQLPEELIAIPGYQAFFSASKVKKGYSGVVTYTKVAPKSVGFGMGEPRFDDEGRIVVAEYEDFLLYNVYFPNGKASKERLAYKLEFYEAFQTHVKKVAKRGKQVVVCGDVNTAHQEIDLARPRENQKISGFLPEERAWLDRFVGDGFVDTFRIFNQDPGHYTWWDMMSRARERNVGWRIDYFFVHERMRERVRGASIKPDVPGSDHCPVGIELLSAL
- a CDS encoding penicillin-binding protein activator LpoB yields the protein MKSILVLFVAALMVVGCSSSKQVTRLDAGTTTDLSGNWNDTDARLVAEEMISDCLTKPWSNEFAAANGRKPVVTVGRIRNNSSEHIDTETFTKDFERELINSGKVNFVASPEQRMDVRSERQDQIDWASAETRKRLREEIGADFILLGSVKSISDQEGGKQVMFYQTDLELVNVESNLKVWIGTNKIKKGISQGKTKW
- a CDS encoding DUF4157 domain-containing protein; protein product: MIRKYDPKKPSDVRLFAQEIARLTTAGPIGSAQAERMIQELSKTDEGRELLFKARQGARIDAQSLGIDFRSVKVFTDSDPSAAKNILNAQAFATGNDIYLSSTTNATEANQSAQLLAHELTHVLQQVSGKGKK